Proteins from one Salmo salar chromosome ssa07, Ssal_v3.1, whole genome shotgun sequence genomic window:
- the LOC106609563 gene encoding inhibitor of nuclear factor kappa-B kinase-interacting protein isoform X1, with protein MPSNEVKQRKKTTAQKQNDEPAETSKYTSEDEAKATEGNRLAERKSSSPTSLDVKTITCLLSLIVCIVLTWVVLQQNARFFDVEEKYKLLSGKTASLLEMEEEVTKVSKKCEGVQSLLEHLERQPGGLLPNLEALERDVSQLKDWASGLTEKRGLLQDSVAALTEAVGQIEGRTSVITKDVNTKVASVRTDVRRMDGLQSEVESLLEKVTELEERAAQAERSMVKRIGDLLAGSIDRIQGLKGATERNAQALEQLKRRLPELFANDRQISERLRELESGRARLVRTVTFAGDLKPKVAAIKRDFGALAPQVDELTLRIGRLAEDLTRREEDIAELRQTFANLSAVEEDLGVVTQQLSQIVEPEMQVVGGEMLLQKVNVSQALPQTLEGEL; from the exons ATGCCAAGTAATGAAGTGAAGCAAAGGAAGAAGACCACGGCTCAGAAACAAAATGACGAACCGGCTGAAACATCAAAGTACACTTCCGAAGATGAAGCAAAAGCTACCGAAGGAAATCGCTTGGCTGAACGTAAAAGCTCCTCGCCGACCTCCCTGGATGTGAAAACGATAACTTGTCTACTGTCACTGATAGTTTGCATAGTGCTTACATG GGTGGTATTGCAGCAGAATGCAAGATTCTTCGACGTGGAAGAAAAGTACAAACTACTGTCTGGGAAGACTGCAAGTCTCCTTGAAATGGAGGAAGAAGTCACCAAGGTGTCCAAGAAG TGCGAGGGTGTCCAGAGCCTGTTGGAGCATCTAGAGAGGCAGCCTGGTGGTCTCCTGCCCAACTTGGAGGCCCTGGAGCGGGATGTAAGCCAGCTGAAGGACTGGGCATCTGGCCTAACGGAGAAACGCGGCCTGCTCCAGGACAGCGTGGCAGCACTGACCGAGGCTGTGGGACAAATCGAGGGACGGACCTCTGTCATCACTAAGGATGTCAACACTAAG GTGGCGTCGGTGCGGACAGACGTGCGTCGGATGGATGGGCTCCAGTCGGAGGTGGAGTCTCTCCTGGAGAAGGTAACGGAGCTGGAGGAGAGGGCCGCCCAGGCCGAACGCAGCATGGTCAAACGTATCGGCGACCTGCTGGCCGGCAGCATCGACCGCATCCAGGGCCTCAAGGGCGCCACGGAGCGCAACGCCCAAGCCCTGGAGCAGCTCAAACGCCGCCTACCTGAGCTGTTCGCCAATGACCGGCAGATCTCGGAGCGCCTGAGGGAGCTGGAAAGCGGCCGCGCCCGATTGGTCCGCACGGTGACCTTCGCCGGCGACCTCAAGCCCAAGGTGGCGGCCATCAAGCGGGACTTCGGGGCGCTGGCTCCGCAGGTGGATGAGCTGACCCTGAGGATCGGCCGTCTGGCCGAGGATCTGaccaggagggaggaggacatcGCAGAGCTACGGCAGACCTTCGCTAACCTCAGCGCTGTGGAGGAGGACCTAGGAGTTGTGACACAGCAGTTGAGTCAGATAGTTGAGCCTGAGATGCAGGTAGTGGGAGGAGAGATGCTTCTGCAGAAAGTCAACGTGAGTCAAGCCCTCCCTCAGACACTGGAAGGAGAGCTGTGA
- the LOC106609563 gene encoding inhibitor of nuclear factor kappa-B kinase-interacting protein isoform X2 → MHPIYMCMTAGFSCSVFSYVKLFSKMATLFCLSTCFLAQCEGVQSLLEHLERQPGGLLPNLEALERDVSQLKDWASGLTEKRGLLQDSVAALTEAVGQIEGRTSVITKDVNTKVASVRTDVRRMDGLQSEVESLLEKVTELEERAAQAERSMVKRIGDLLAGSIDRIQGLKGATERNAQALEQLKRRLPELFANDRQISERLRELESGRARLVRTVTFAGDLKPKVAAIKRDFGALAPQVDELTLRIGRLAEDLTRREEDIAELRQTFANLSAVEEDLGVVTQQLSQIVEPEMQVVGGEMLLQKVNVSQALPQTLEGEL, encoded by the exons ATGCATCCTATCTACATGTGTATGACTGCAGGATTTAGCTGCTCAGTCTTTTCCTATGTAAAGCTCTTTTCTAAAATGGCCACCCTGTTCTGTCTTTCCACCTGTTTCCTGGCGCAGTGCGAGGGTGTCCAGAGCCTGTTGGAGCATCTAGAGAGGCAGCCTGGTGGTCTCCTGCCCAACTTGGAGGCCCTGGAGCGGGATGTAAGCCAGCTGAAGGACTGGGCATCTGGCCTAACGGAGAAACGCGGCCTGCTCCAGGACAGCGTGGCAGCACTGACCGAGGCTGTGGGACAAATCGAGGGACGGACCTCTGTCATCACTAAGGATGTCAACACTAAG GTGGCGTCGGTGCGGACAGACGTGCGTCGGATGGATGGGCTCCAGTCGGAGGTGGAGTCTCTCCTGGAGAAGGTAACGGAGCTGGAGGAGAGGGCCGCCCAGGCCGAACGCAGCATGGTCAAACGTATCGGCGACCTGCTGGCCGGCAGCATCGACCGCATCCAGGGCCTCAAGGGCGCCACGGAGCGCAACGCCCAAGCCCTGGAGCAGCTCAAACGCCGCCTACCTGAGCTGTTCGCCAATGACCGGCAGATCTCGGAGCGCCTGAGGGAGCTGGAAAGCGGCCGCGCCCGATTGGTCCGCACGGTGACCTTCGCCGGCGACCTCAAGCCCAAGGTGGCGGCCATCAAGCGGGACTTCGGGGCGCTGGCTCCGCAGGTGGATGAGCTGACCCTGAGGATCGGCCGTCTGGCCGAGGATCTGaccaggagggaggaggacatcGCAGAGCTACGGCAGACCTTCGCTAACCTCAGCGCTGTGGAGGAGGACCTAGGAGTTGTGACACAGCAGTTGAGTCAGATAGTTGAGCCTGAGATGCAGGTAGTGGGAGGAGAGATGCTTCTGCAGAAAGTCAACGTGAGTCAAGCCCTCCCTCAGACACTGGAAGGAGAGCTGTGA
- the LOC106609562 gene encoding cytoskeleton-associated protein 4 has translation MTARHRNKNNLSEKTASPTQDDVAKKSPKPSSNGSPSIQGSGSWVKVIAALCYIVLVAAAGFAAIYLQQVLKEVHQISSRNEETVRKNAEVAHKVEHVLQQVDNVRGAVDGLESALGTMRAEQEMGSRAVRKGEAETRRVEEALQRLQNELLVDLSEGIKEVKEARERDFSSLEKTVEERLAELSASIADSVTEFTEAQGETQSQLADLKARLDDMEDPELIRQELSAIVDTVAGLSATKQATDESAYSLREQIAAVGAELQTRNQEIASMSQEVEAVRLLVQETAGSLRQQVSGAEAGIQALTDQDQSLQSSLELATEALHSLEKELRGESARAEQRSDGLEVRLKVTEEGGDSLAASLTDLTSKFEALLAKYDSHESTLAAQGTAAEKARATLQGELEELKGSLGELQSNVVTLSDAQINLASRDSSLGQQIEGLEQKLEALGEVSKSTSHPPPELEKLKSTVDGLVGNAAKLEIHEKAIEALQGSLQKTISSLEAMTKAPAEEQEGVRGA, from the exons ATGACTGCGAGACACAGAAACAAGAACAATTTAAGCGAAAAGACTGCTTCACCCACGCAAGATGACGTGGCGAAGAAAAGTCCGAAACCTAGTAGTAATGGTAGCCCCTCAATCCAGGGGTCGGGGAGTTGGGTCAAAGTTATAGCTGCTTTATGTTATATCGTATTAGTAGCCGCTGCGGGATTTGCTGCTATTTATCTACAACAAGTGTTGAAAGAAGTTCATCAAATCAGCAGCAGAAATGAAGAGACCGTACGGAAAAATGCAGAGGTTGCGCACAAAGTAGAGCATGTTCTTCAACAG GTGGACAACGTGAGGGGCGCTGTAGACGGGTTGGAGTCGGCACTGGGCACCATGCGGGCAGAGCAGGAGATGGGGAGCCGGGCGGTGAGGAAGGGCGAGGCGGAGACACGGCGGGTGGAGGAGGCTCTTCAGAGGCTCCAGAACGAACTGCTGGTTGACCTATCAGAAGGCATCAAGGAGGTGAAGGAGGCCAGAGAGCGGGACTTCTCTTCCCTGGAGAAGACGGTGGAGGAGCGCCTGGCTGAGTTGAGTGCCTCCATCGCGGACAGCGTGACTGAGTTCACCGAGGCCCAGGGTGAGACTCAAAGTCAGTTGGCTGACCTCAAAGCCCGTCTGGACGACATGGAGGACCCGGAGCTGATCAGGCAGGAACTGTCCGCCATTGTCGACACCGTCGCCGGGCTCAGCGCCACTAAGCAGGCCACCGATGAGTCTGCCTATTCGCTGAGGGAGCAGATCGCCGCGGTGGGGGCGGAGCTCCAGACCCGTAACCAGGAAATAGCCTCGATGTCGCAGGAAGTGGAGGCGGTGAGGTTGCTGGTGCAGGAGACGGCAGGGAGCCTGCGGCAGCAGGTGTCGGGGGCAGAGGCAGGCATCCAAGCGTTGACAGATCAGGACCAGAGCCTGCAGAGCAGCCTGGAGCTGGCCACCGAAGCTCTACACAGTCTGGAGAAGGAACTGCGGGGGGAATCGGCCAGGGCTGAGCAGAGGTCCGACGGTCTGGAGGTCAGACTAAAAGTGACGGAGGAGGGCGGAGACTCCCTGGCGGCGTCGCTAACAGACCTGACTTCCAAGTTTGAGGCTCTTCTTGCCAAGTACGATTCCCATGAGAGCACGCTCGCCGCCCAGGGCACGGCAGCCGAGAAGGCCCGGGCCActctacagggagagctagagGAGCTGAAGGGCAGCCTAGGGGAGCTCCAGTCCAACGTGGTCACACTGAGTGACGCTCAGATCAATCTGGCTTCCAGGGACTCTAGCCTGGGGCAGCAGATAGAGGGGCTGGAGCAGAAGCTGGAAGCCCTGGGGGAAGTCTCCAAGTCAACCAGCCACCCCCCACCAGAGCTGGAGAAGCTGAAGAGCACCGTGGATGGCCTGGTGGGGAATGCTGCCAAGCTGGAGATCCATGAGAAGGCCATCGAAGCCCTACAGGGGTCACTACAGAAGACCATTAGCTCATTGGAGGCCATGACCAAAGCCCCAGCCGAAGAGCAAGAAGGTGTAAGGGGAGcgtag